A window of Ammospiza nelsoni isolate bAmmNel1 chromosome 19, bAmmNel1.pri, whole genome shotgun sequence contains these coding sequences:
- the TMEM220 gene encoding transmembrane protein 220 yields MAARLWRLCNLLMAAFFGLAAAVQVNDPDAGLWTVVYLVPAALTLLVSINPSITDNGVWRNLCDLHSAGCVVGTIALACSLFAYAQGNIFHEEEGRELFGLVIITIWMSLCRSSAKSPLGGARLVAAVVVALFPFVSWLYIYVNKDVRESWPTHCKTVI; encoded by the exons ATGGCGGCGCGGCTGTGGCGGCTCTGCAATCTCCTCATGGCCGCCTTCTTCGGGCTGGCGGCCGCCGTGCAG GTGAACGACCCCGACGCGGGGCTGTGGACG GTTGTCTACTTAGTGCCAGCTGCCCTGACACTGCTTGTCAGCATCAACCCTTCAATAACAG acaATGGTGTTTGGAGGAATCTCTGTGACCTTCATTCTGCTGGCTGTGTTGTTGGGACCATTGCCTTGGCTTGCTCTTTGTTTGCTTATGCTCAAGGAAACATTTTTCATGAAGAGGAAGGCAG AGAATTGTTTGGTCTGGTGATTATTACAATATGGATGAGTCTTTGTCGCAGTTCAGCAAA GAGTCCCCTGGGAGGAGCTCGTTTGGTTGCTGCAGTTGTTGTTGCCCTGTTCCCCTTTGTTTCGTGGCTGTACATTTATGTGAACAAAGACGTGCGAGAGTCTTGGCCAACACACTGCAAAACTGTGATTTAA